Proteins from a single region of Dysosmobacter acutus:
- a CDS encoding ABC transporter permease produces MNLTGKRKSAYLALRMAIALLLALICGGFVFYAAGFNPLQAYKLIFLGAFGSGDALLTTLHYATPLLFTGLAFAFAQHGGVLNLGTEGQLYVGAMVAALIGGYLPPLPRALFVPLILLLSCVSAGLYAALAGFLKVKFGANVVIVTLMLNYVSQLFCGYLANYPLVDEQGNPRTAKLPIQAQIGKLVQGHYLSSAIVIGVVLVIVIWLLLNYTKLGYRLHFVGSNQLAAQTAGINPDRMLVLTMLISGALAGLCGATQVMGVQYRYTDGFSAGYGFEGIAVAALAGNNPLMVLVSAVLWGGLKSGASAVNRIAAIPMDVISIIQALIVIFMVAPKLMDALCGPLQKLLAEKHRADAREAR; encoded by the coding sequence AACGAAAATCCGCCTATCTTGCTCTGCGCATGGCCATCGCGCTGCTGCTTGCGCTGATCTGCGGCGGCTTTGTCTTTTACGCCGCAGGGTTCAATCCGCTCCAGGCGTACAAACTGATCTTCCTTGGCGCCTTTGGCTCCGGCGACGCGCTGCTGACCACGCTCCACTACGCCACGCCTCTGCTCTTTACCGGATTGGCCTTTGCCTTTGCCCAGCACGGCGGCGTGCTGAACCTGGGCACGGAGGGACAGCTCTATGTGGGCGCCATGGTGGCTGCGCTGATCGGCGGATACCTTCCGCCGCTGCCCAGGGCGCTGTTTGTGCCGCTGATCCTCCTGCTCAGCTGTGTATCCGCCGGCCTATACGCCGCCTTGGCCGGTTTTTTGAAGGTGAAATTCGGCGCCAACGTGGTCATTGTGACGCTGATGCTCAACTATGTGTCCCAGCTGTTCTGTGGATACCTGGCCAATTATCCTCTGGTGGACGAGCAGGGAAACCCACGCACCGCAAAGCTCCCGATTCAGGCGCAGATCGGCAAGCTGGTGCAGGGACACTACCTCTCCTCCGCCATTGTGATCGGCGTGGTGCTGGTCATCGTCATCTGGCTGCTGCTCAACTACACCAAGCTTGGATACCGGCTTCACTTTGTGGGTTCCAATCAGCTTGCGGCCCAGACCGCCGGGATCAACCCCGACCGGATGCTGGTGCTCACCATGCTCATCAGCGGCGCGCTGGCCGGCCTTTGCGGCGCGACCCAGGTCATGGGCGTGCAGTATCGCTACACAGACGGGTTCTCTGCGGGATACGGGTTTGAGGGCATCGCCGTGGCGGCTCTGGCCGGCAACAACCCCCTGATGGTTCTGGTCTCCGCCGTGCTCTGGGGCGGACTCAAGTCCGGCGCCAGCGCGGTGAACCGGATTGCCGCCATCCCCATGGACGTTATCTCCATCATTCAGGCGCTGATCGTCATCTTTATGGTGGCGCCCAAGCTGATGGACGCCCTGTGCGGGCCGCTGCAAAAACTTCTGGCGGAAAAGCATCGTGCGGATGCCAGGGAGGCCCGGTGA